A part of Mesoplodon densirostris isolate mMesDen1 chromosome 10, mMesDen1 primary haplotype, whole genome shotgun sequence genomic DNA contains:
- the TREM1 gene encoding LOW QUALITY PROTEIN: triggering receptor expressed on myeloid cells 1 (The sequence of the model RefSeq protein was modified relative to this genomic sequence to represent the inferred CDS: deleted 3 bases in 2 codons; substituted 2 bases at 2 genomic stop codons): MAVVALFGQQGAGQPVHHAKRTPGSLALPCSAADQPRLSSLSGPGRKASIRTKPGVKEWFQVIVPEIQAASELPEEKCTLAEGQTLKVDCPITHDTDSNSRKAWQSLKDKGEVQTLAITESLGGVSQVQVGRYFLKDVPSESMLHVQMTNLRVEDTGLYXCVIYQPPKDPIILFSPVHLVDQEMHLRALLCASKAVLLRPYYPSGTPGSGENPTQNLAQIPTLPPITTKYXSKLHPSPRTVTQPFPMSATSVSSPGLKVPPTNVTDVTRGVREENSIFAEFQWLSQPLMV; encoded by the exons ATGGCTGTCGTAGCGCTCTTTGGCCAGCAGGGGGCAGGGCAGCCCGTCCATCACGCCAAGCGCACCCCAGGCTCCCTGGCGCTCCCCTGCTCTGCTGCAGACCAGCCCCGGCTGAGCTCCTTGTCCGGCCCGGGGAG GAAGGCGAGTATAAGAACAAAACCCGGGGTAAAGGAGTGGTTCCAGGTCATTGTTCCAG AAATCCAAGCTGCATCTGAACTGCCCGAGGAAAAGTGTACTCTAGCAGAGGGGCAGACCTTGAAAGTGGACTGTCCCATCACCCACGACACGGATTCCAACAGCCGGAAGGCTTGGCAGAGTCTGAAAGATAAAGGGGAGGTCCAGACGCTGGCAATCACAGAG AGTCTCGGGGGAGTTAGTCAAGTCCAGGTGGGGAGGTACTTCCTAAAAGACGTCCCCAGTGAGAGCATGCTGCACGTCCAAATGACCAACCTTCGAGTGGAGGACACAGGACTGTACTGATGTGTGATCTACCAGCCTCCCAAGGACCCCATCATCCTGTTCTCCCCTGTCCACCTGGTGGACCAAGA GATGCATCTGAGGGCCCTCCTGTGTGCTTCCAAAGCAGTGCTCCTCAGACCTTACT ATCCTTCAGGAACCCCTGGCTCAGGTGAGAATCCTACCCAGAACTTGGCTCAGATTCCCACCCTTCCTCCTATCACCACCAAGTACTGAAGCAAGCTCCATCCCAGCCCCAGGACTGTGACCCAACCCTTCCCCATGTCAGCTACCAGCGTCTCCTCTCCTGGCCTCAAAGTC CCCCCCACAAATGTGACAGATGTCACCCG AGGAGTAAGAGAGGAAAATAGCATCTTCGCTGAATTCCAGTGGCTCAGCCAACCCCTGATGGTGTAG